A window from Engraulis encrasicolus isolate BLACKSEA-1 chromosome 11, IST_EnEncr_1.0, whole genome shotgun sequence encodes these proteins:
- the LOC134458183 gene encoding very long chain fatty acid elongase 7-like, with protein MATVNITTQAVEYYDDWLRGADPRVADWPLMASPVPQTVIIASYIYFVSTLGPRIMENRKPFELKKAMIVYNFSIVAFSLYMIYEFLMSGWATGYTYQCDLVDYSHSPLAMRMAWTCWLYYFSKFIEMLDTVFFVLRKKNSQVSFLHVYHHSIMPFTWWFGVKFAAGGLGTFHALVNCAVHVVMYSYYALAAMGPAYQKYLWWKKYMTTIQLVQFVLVTAHIGQFFLMKDCPYQFPVFLYVIGLYGLIFLVLFLNFYYHAYTQGKRLPKGFAQNGSVAHKKEQ; from the exons ATGGCCACTGTAAACATCACAACCCAAGCTGTGGAATATTACGACGACTGGCTCCGAGGAGCAG ATCCTCGCGTTGCAGACTGGCCTCTGATGGCGTCGCCGGTGCCCCAGACTGTTATCATCGCCAGTTACATCTACTTCGTCTCAACTCTGGGCCCGCGTATCATGGAGAACCGCAAGCCCTTCGAGCTGAAGAAGGCCATGATCGTCTATAACTTCAGCATCGTCGCCTTCTCGCTGTACATGATCTATGAG tttttaatGTCTGGCTGGGCCACTGGATACACCTACCAATGTGACCTCGTAGACTACTCCCATTCTCCCCTAGCTATGAGG ATGGCCTGGACCTGCTGGCTCTATTACTTCTCCAAGTTCATTGAGATGCTGGACACG gtgtTCTTTGTGCTCCGCAAGAAGAATAGTCAGGTGTCTTTCCTCCACGTCTACCACCACTCCATCATGCCCTTCACCTGGTGGTTCGGAGTCAAGTTTGCTGCAG GTGGCCTGGGTACCTTCCATGCTCTGGTGAACTGCGCCGTGCATGTCGTCATGTACTCCTACTATGCACTGGCAGCCATGGGCCCTGCCTACCAGAAGTACCTGTGGTGGAAGAAATACATGACCACCATCCAGCTG GTCCAGTTTGTGCTGGTGACTGCTCATATCGGCCAGTTCTTCCTGATGAAGGACTGCCCCTACCAGTTCCCCGTTTTCCTCTACGTCATCGGGCTCTACGGCCTaatcttcctcgtcctcttcctcaacTTCTACTACCACGCCTATACCCAAGGGAAACGCCTGCCCAAGGGCTTTGCTCAGAACGGCAGTGTCGCGCACAAGAAGGAGCAGTGA